One window of Acidobacteriota bacterium genomic DNA carries:
- a CDS encoding S8 family peptidase, translated as MKKRANLVFKTIVTTFIIGIFAFELTPKLFSAQRAELASAHLQQRNFEPLNAIHKIAPDIEEAIEKVSRKLKTDKRERVIVQLRSVTPLNHQLADQVSAEVRDEMFATERRANQMRAASLTAKIQTLAGRVHKSFNRLGLIAAELPLSKIRELESDPEIAYISPDRPLEFLGHLEITTGAAQARSVVSGTTLTGRGVGIAVIDSGINAYHRSLTASGFVTSNLSVLNSESGTSDVVPVARSFTASSASAYDIYGHGTHVASLIIGKSDFSNGYYTGIAPDAKLINLRVLDDNGQGIASGLIAALDWCIANQATYNIRVINLSLGTAPTDSYRTDPLCLAARRAFNAGIVVVAAAGNYGKDSQGGKVYGAIHSPGIDPSVITVGASNTLGTDGRSDDGVASFSSRGPTRGFYTDSAGVKHYDNLIKPDLVAPGNRLIAAQALGKPSGGLLSTLKNTLVNQYPSLKVASNSTITALGGLITYQYPIGTMYLSGTSMSAPVVSGAAALMLQANPYLTPSLVKAILMYTAQPIRGFNTLEQGAGQLNIDGAVRIACLVKTNLSDLTNGAAMLNSALPNPQASSIVGETCYWGQGVITDYCFLYGSELMTQWQGVYASGTLLADGTEISGDNITRADGLTTSGVQNSDGVMTASGTLLADGTLLASGTLLADGTLLADGTLLADGTLLADGKPSAATAILGENTTSMRPAP; from the coding sequence ATGAAAAAGAGAGCAAACCTGGTCTTCAAGACTATTGTCACCACCTTTATCATCGGCATTTTTGCCTTTGAACTGACACCAAAACTTTTTTCGGCGCAGCGTGCCGAGTTAGCGTCCGCGCATCTACAGCAACGCAATTTTGAACCCCTCAACGCCATTCATAAAATCGCTCCCGACATCGAAGAAGCTATCGAAAAAGTTTCGCGCAAATTAAAAACCGATAAACGTGAGCGCGTCATCGTGCAATTGCGAAGCGTCACGCCGCTTAATCATCAACTCGCCGATCAGGTGAGCGCAGAGGTTCGCGATGAAATGTTTGCCACGGAAAGGCGAGCCAATCAAATGCGCGCCGCTTCACTAACCGCAAAAATTCAAACGCTTGCCGGGCGTGTGCATAAATCGTTTAATCGCCTGGGACTCATTGCTGCGGAATTGCCGCTATCGAAAATTCGTGAACTCGAAAGTGACCCGGAAATCGCTTATATCAGTCCCGACCGCCCGTTGGAATTTTTAGGTCATCTGGAAATCACAACCGGCGCAGCGCAGGCGCGGTCTGTCGTCAGCGGAACCACTTTGACCGGGCGCGGCGTCGGCATCGCCGTCATTGATAGCGGCATCAATGCCTATCATCGGTCGCTGACGGCGAGCGGTTTTGTCACTTCAAATTTGAGCGTGTTGAATTCCGAAAGCGGAACTTCCGATGTGGTGCCGGTGGCGCGGTCGTTTACAGCAAGCAGCGCCTCTGCTTATGACATTTATGGACACGGCACCCATGTCGCTTCGCTGATCATCGGCAAATCCGATTTTTCCAACGGCTATTACACAGGTATTGCGCCGGATGCCAAACTCATCAACCTGAGAGTTTTGGATGATAACGGGCAGGGAATCGCCAGCGGGTTGATTGCGGCGCTCGACTGGTGCATCGCCAATCAAGCGACCTACAACATTCGGGTGATCAATTTGAGTTTGGGCACTGCGCCAACTGATAGTTATCGCACCGACCCGCTATGTCTGGCGGCGCGTCGGGCTTTCAACGCAGGCATTGTGGTGGTCGCCGCCGCTGGCAATTACGGGAAAGATTCGCAAGGCGGAAAAGTTTATGGGGCGATTCATTCACCGGGCATTGACCCCTCGGTTATCACCGTCGGCGCATCGAACACGCTGGGAACCGATGGGCGTTCGGATGACGGGGTAGCATCGTTTAGTTCGCGGGGACCGACGCGAGGATTTTATACGGACTCGGCGGGCGTCAAACATTATGACAATTTAATCAAACCCGATTTGGTTGCGCCCGGTAACCGGTTGATTGCGGCACAGGCTTTAGGCAAACCTTCAGGCGGATTGCTCAGCACGCTTAAAAATACTTTGGTCAATCAATATCCCTCGTTGAAAGTTGCCAGCAACTCAACCATCACGGCGCTGGGCGGATTGATTACCTATCAATACCCTATCGGCACTATGTATTTGAGCGGCACCTCGATGTCTGCGCCTGTGGTGTCGGGGGCTGCGGCTTTAATGTTACAAGCCAACCCTTACCTCACACCGAGTCTGGTGAAAGCGATTTTAATGTACACGGCGCAACCGATTCGCGGGTTCAATACGCTGGAACAGGGCGCTGGACAATTGAACATTGATGGCGCTGTGCGCATTGCTTGTCTGGTGAAAACCAACCTGAGCGATTTAACCAACGGTGCGGCGATGTTAAATAGCGCCTTACCCAACCCGCAAGCCAGTAGCATTGTCGGAGAGACCTGTTACTGGGGACAGGGCGTGATTACGGATTATTGTTTTCTGTACGGCAGCGAATTGATGACCCAATGGCAGGGCGTTTATGCGAGCGGAACGCTGTTGGCGGATGGCACGGAAATCAGTGGTGATAACATCACCCGCGCCGATGGACTGACAACCAGCGGCGTGCAAAACAGCGACGGGGTGATGACTGCAAGCGGCACTCTGCTTGCCGATGGAACCTTGCTCGCAAGCGGCACTCTGCTTGCCGATGGAACCTTGCTCGCAGACGGCACTTTGCTTGCTGATGGCACGTTGTTAGCGGATGGCAAACCGAGCGCCGCGACGGCGATTCTCGGCGAAAATACCACCTCGATGCGACCCGCGCCATAA
- a CDS encoding tetratricopeptide repeat protein, with translation MKTASRFFALGLLLCLSSIVQAQSPETTVPITNTGRSGGGTGAITGRVVLPSGHPVSNSVRIRLSNLRDEGMDLFTDNSGNFVFPNLAPGNYTIEAIGDNKLYEPAVEQVLLLRGMRAMVVVHLREKVNANASKGKVISAAEVDVNIPEAARKEYNAATKLVTQGNLEGAVEHYQKAIAIYPAYLTARNDLGSQYLKLKKIDEAIEQFEAAIELNPKAFNPQLNLGIALIKQKKYLIAIDHLQQALTIDSSSAAVHLYLGIAAVETDELETAGRELNLAMSMGGKEFSIGHFYLAQVHMKNADREGAINELKIFIESTPASEETARAKELLKVLSEG, from the coding sequence ATGAAAACTGCTTCTCGATTTTTTGCTCTCGGTTTGCTTCTGTGTTTGAGTTCAATCGTTCAGGCGCAATCTCCTGAAACCACCGTTCCTATCACCAACACTGGACGCTCAGGAGGTGGCACAGGGGCGATTACCGGCAGAGTGGTTTTGCCTTCGGGGCATCCGGTTAGCAACAGCGTTCGCATTCGGCTATCGAATCTGCGCGATGAAGGCATGGATTTGTTTACCGATAATAGTGGGAATTTTGTCTTTCCGAATCTTGCGCCCGGCAATTACACCATCGAAGCCATCGGCGACAACAAGCTTTATGAACCGGCAGTTGAACAGGTGTTGTTGTTGCGCGGCATGCGCGCTATGGTGGTTGTGCATTTGCGCGAAAAAGTCAATGCCAACGCCTCGAAAGGCAAAGTTATTTCCGCAGCCGAAGTTGATGTCAACATTCCCGAAGCGGCGCGCAAAGAATATAACGCTGCAACCAAACTGGTTACCCAAGGCAATCTCGAAGGGGCTGTCGAACATTACCAAAAAGCCATTGCCATTTATCCGGCATACCTTACCGCGCGCAATGATTTGGGTTCACAGTATTTGAAATTGAAAAAAATTGATGAAGCCATTGAACAGTTTGAAGCGGCGATTGAACTCAACCCGAAAGCCTTCAACCCGCAATTGAATTTAGGCATCGCGCTCATCAAACAGAAAAAATATCTGATTGCGATAGACCACCTGCAACAGGCGCTCACGATTGATAGCAGTTCGGCAGCCGTGCATTTATATTTAGGCATAGCCGCCGTTGAAACCGATGAACTGGAAACCGCCGGGCGCGAGTTGAACCTGGCAATGTCAATGGGCGGCAAAGAATTTTCCATCGGTCATTTTTACCTGGCGCAGGTGCATATGAAAAACGCTGACCGCGAAGGCGCAATCAATGAATTGAAAATTTTCATTGAGAGTACGCCAGCAAGTGAAGAAACCGCCCGCGCCAAAGAATTATTGAAAGTTTTAAGCGAAGGATAA
- a CDS encoding S9 family peptidase, with protein sequence MKRVIISLLIIALTAVAAVTAQTSTDYKPFTINQLINIRRVADPQLSPDGNWIAYTITDTDKTANRRATRMYLISIKGGESPTLLNGETASQPRWSPDGSKLAFISTKSGAPQIWTLDMATKKATQVSNIALGADNPIWSPDGKMLAFTSDVYPDCADNDCNAKRDEAASKSKVKAKIADKLLFRHWTFWKEGKRAHIFIVASEGGAARDMTPGDFDAPPFSLGGPTDYAFSPDSKELVFARNTDKDEALSTNSDLFIVPVEGGEAKRLTGANLGADLSPQYSPDGKYIAYRSQARATFEADRWRLVLYERETGRSRAISSSIDNSVESFAFSPDSKKIYAVVLERGGQPVYELSPDNVSVKKIIPQGMNDDLKVSADGKMVVFTRNSATRPVEIFRANADGTSPVQVTRINEETMSQYGLRAAEEISWEGANKAKVYGYIVKPANFDPAKKYPLVVLIHGGPQGAWNNAWSYRWNPQVFASAGYVVFMPNPRGSTGYGQNFTDEISGDWGGKVFTDLTNGVASVTLAPYIDKERIGAAGGSYGGYMVNWILGHNDDPRFKFKALVSHAGVFNLTSMYGATEELWFTDWEFKGRPWTNPQMYDKWSPHKFAAKFNTPTLVVHGELDYRVPVTEGLQLFTALQLQNVPSRLLYYPDEGHWILKPQNSELWYDTVLGWFETYLKAPAQEKAGQ encoded by the coding sequence ATGAAGCGCGTGATTATCAGCTTGCTCATTATCGCGTTGACCGCTGTTGCTGCCGTCACCGCCCAGACGTCAACCGATTACAAACCGTTTACGATTAACCAACTCATCAACATCCGTCGCGTTGCTGACCCGCAACTGTCGCCCGACGGCAACTGGATTGCCTATACCATCACCGACACGGACAAAACCGCCAATCGCCGCGCCACCAGGATGTATCTGATTTCGATAAAAGGCGGCGAATCACCAACCCTGTTAAACGGTGAAACGGCAAGTCAACCGCGCTGGTCGCCCGATGGCTCCAAACTCGCTTTCATTTCCACAAAGAGCGGCGCGCCACAAATCTGGACGCTCGATATGGCGACCAAAAAAGCCACACAGGTTTCCAACATCGCGCTTGGCGCAGACAACCCGATCTGGTCGCCCGATGGCAAAATGCTTGCCTTCACATCTGATGTCTACCCGGATTGCGCCGACAATGATTGCAATGCCAAACGCGATGAAGCCGCATCCAAGAGCAAGGTCAAAGCCAAGATTGCCGACAAACTTTTATTTCGTCACTGGACTTTCTGGAAAGAAGGCAAACGCGCGCATATTTTCATCGTCGCCAGCGAAGGCGGCGCGGCGCGCGATATGACGCCGGGCGATTTCGATGCGCCGCCGTTCAGTTTGGGCGGTCCCACAGACTATGCCTTTTCGCCCGATTCCAAAGAGTTGGTGTTTGCCCGCAACACCGATAAAGACGAGGCGCTTTCGACCAACAGCGATTTATTCATCGTGCCGGTTGAAGGCGGCGAAGCCAAACGCCTCACCGGCGCGAACCTTGGCGCAGACCTTTCGCCGCAGTATTCACCCGACGGCAAATACATCGCCTATCGTTCGCAGGCGCGCGCGACTTTTGAAGCAGACCGCTGGCGGTTAGTGCTCTATGAACGCGAAACCGGCAGGAGCCGCGCCATCTCGAGTTCGATTGATAATTCCGTCGAGAGTTTTGCTTTTTCACCCGACAGCAAAAAAATCTACGCCGTGGTGCTCGAACGCGGCGGGCAGCCGGTTTACGAACTCTCGCCCGATAATGTCTCTGTGAAAAAAATCATTCCGCAGGGAATGAATGATGATTTGAAAGTCAGCGCCGATGGCAAGATGGTTGTTTTCACGCGCAACAGCGCGACGCGCCCCGTAGAAATTTTTCGCGCCAATGCCGATGGCACAAGCCCTGTGCAAGTCACCCGCATCAACGAAGAAACCATGTCGCAATACGGTTTGCGCGCTGCGGAAGAAATCAGTTGGGAAGGCGCGAATAAAGCCAAGGTCTATGGCTATATCGTCAAGCCTGCAAATTTCGACCCCGCGAAAAAATATCCGCTCGTCGTCTTGATTCACGGCGGACCACAAGGCGCATGGAATAACGCCTGGAGTTATCGCTGGAATCCGCAGGTGTTTGCCTCGGCGGGTTATGTGGTGTTTATGCCGAATCCGCGCGGTTCGACAGGTTACGGACAAAACTTTACCGATGAAATTTCCGGCGACTGGGGCGGCAAAGTATTTACAGACTTAACCAACGGCGTCGCCAGCGTGACGCTTGCGCCTTACATTGACAAAGAGCGTATCGGCGCGGCGGGCGGCAGTTATGGCGGTTATATGGTCAACTGGATTTTGGGACACAATGACGACCCGCGCTTTAAATTCAAAGCCCTGGTTTCGCACGCAGGGGTTTTCAACTTAACCAGTATGTACGGCGCAACCGAAGAGTTGTGGTTCACGGATTGGGAATTCAAAGGTCGCCCGTGGACCAACCCGCAGATGTATGACAAATGGTCGCCGCATAAATTCGCCGCGAAATTCAACACCCCGACGCTCGTGGTTCACGGTGAATTGGATTACCGCGTGCCGGTCACCGAAGGCTTGCAGTTATTTACCGCTTTGCAACTGCAAAACGTGCCGTCGCGGTTGTTGTACTACCCGGACGAAGGTCATTGGATTTTGAAACCACAAAACTCCGAGCTTTGGTATGACACGGTCTTAGGGTGGTTCGAGACTTATTTGAAAGCCCCGGCTCAGGAAAAAGCCGGACAATAG
- a CDS encoding transferrin receptor-like dimerization domain-containing protein, with the protein MRQLSNKKITNGFFVIILVINFILPAVSAQQSGKTLRGFTAENAKAQTNWEEKMRAIPKPETLRDNMKRLSAEPHHIGSAYGKQNAEWMRDQFRSWGFKAELEEFDVLFPTPVERVLEMVAPTKFTAQLKEPVLAEDPDSSDANQLPTYNAYSADGDVTGELVYVNYGVPADYDELAKMGVDVKGKIVIARYGASWRGIKPKVAYEHGAIGCLIYSDPKDDGYYQGDVYPQGPYRPDVGVQRGSVMDMPIHPGDPLTPNIGATKNAERLKREDAEVIMKIPVLPISYGDALPLLKSLAGRVAPESWRGALPITYHVGPGATKIHLKLKFDWSIKTLYNVVAKIEGNAYPDEWIVYGNHHDAWVNGADDPVSGMSTVLEVGRSFGELLKQGWRPKRTIIICGWDGEEPALLGSTEWVEHHAAELAQKCVAYLNSDSTSKGTLGAGGSHTLERLINEVARDVTQPRASKSVLEAMREQRSRMARNDDDRKELSSRQDLRISALGSGSDYTPFIQHLGIASMNTGFGGEAGGGIYHSIYDTFTWYTRFSDGTFEYGRGLAQFNGTLLMRLASADVLPFEFTNLADTVTRYANELETLAARTSATKPVNFAPLKSAIANLTEKAKAYEAALQKASAANFAAVKDARALNQLLYQSERKLTNEQGLPRRPWFRHQLYAPGFYTGYGVKTIPGVREALEEKKWNEIEPQMKNVSAALQWLTAQLDAATKLLEGKERP; encoded by the coding sequence ATGCGCCAATTATCGAATAAAAAAATCACCAACGGGTTTTTCGTTATTATTCTTGTCATCAACTTCATCTTACCCGCTGTTTCAGCACAACAAAGCGGGAAAACCCTGCGCGGCTTTACCGCTGAAAACGCCAAAGCGCAGACGAACTGGGAAGAAAAAATGCGCGCCATTCCGAAACCGGAAACCTTGCGCGACAACATGAAACGGCTTTCCGCCGAACCGCATCACATCGGCTCGGCTTATGGCAAACAAAACGCCGAATGGATGCGCGACCAGTTTCGTTCGTGGGGATTCAAAGCCGAACTCGAAGAATTCGATGTGCTCTTTCCCACGCCAGTTGAGCGCGTTCTGGAAATGGTTGCGCCCACAAAATTCACCGCCCAACTGAAAGAGCCGGTTTTAGCCGAAGACCCCGATTCGTCGGACGCCAATCAATTGCCAACCTACAATGCCTATTCCGCAGACGGCGATGTCACCGGCGAATTGGTTTACGTTAATTATGGCGTGCCCGCAGACTATGACGAACTGGCGAAGATGGGCGTTGATGTCAAAGGCAAAATCGTCATTGCGCGATATGGGGCAAGCTGGCGCGGCATCAAACCGAAAGTTGCTTATGAACACGGCGCAATCGGTTGTTTGATTTATTCAGACCCGAAGGACGATGGTTATTATCAAGGCGATGTTTATCCGCAAGGTCCATATCGCCCTGATGTCGGTGTGCAACGCGGTTCGGTGATGGATATGCCGATTCATCCGGGCGACCCGCTCACCCCAAACATCGGCGCGACCAAAAATGCCGAACGTTTAAAACGCGAAGACGCCGAAGTGATTATGAAAATTCCAGTGCTGCCGATTTCTTACGGCGATGCGCTGCCGCTACTGAAATCGCTTGCGGGACGAGTCGCTCCTGAAAGTTGGCGCGGCGCGTTGCCGATTACTTATCACGTCGGACCCGGCGCAACCAAAATTCATTTGAAACTCAAATTTGACTGGTCAATCAAAACGCTTTATAACGTGGTCGCAAAAATCGAAGGCAACGCTTACCCGGACGAATGGATTGTTTACGGCAATCATCACGATGCCTGGGTGAATGGCGCGGACGACCCGGTGAGTGGCATGTCAACCGTGCTTGAAGTCGGGCGGTCATTCGGCGAATTGCTCAAGCAAGGGTGGCGACCGAAACGCACAATTATTATTTGCGGATGGGACGGCGAAGAACCTGCTCTGCTTGGTTCAACCGAGTGGGTCGAGCATCATGCCGCGGAACTCGCGCAAAAGTGTGTTGCCTATTTGAATTCCGACAGCACCAGCAAAGGCACGCTCGGCGCGGGCGGTTCGCATACGCTTGAACGTTTGATTAATGAAGTGGCGCGCGATGTCACGCAACCGCGTGCGAGTAAAAGCGTATTGGAAGCGATGCGCGAGCAACGTTCACGAATGGCGCGCAACGATGACGACCGAAAAGAATTGAGCAGCCGTCAGGATTTGCGTATCAGCGCGCTCGGTTCGGGTTCCGATTACACGCCGTTCATTCAACATCTGGGCATCGCGTCGATGAATACGGGATTTGGCGGCGAAGCGGGCGGCGGCATCTATCATTCGATTTACGATACCTTCACCTGGTATACGCGATTTTCCGATGGCACGTTTGAATATGGACGGGGGTTGGCGCAATTTAATGGCACGTTGCTTATGCGGCTTGCCAGCGCCGATGTCTTGCCGTTTGAGTTTACCAATCTGGCAGATACCGTCACCCGTTACGCGAATGAATTAGAAACCCTGGCGGCGAGAACGAGTGCCACGAAGCCTGTGAATTTTGCGCCGCTCAAATCGGCAATCGCCAACCTCACGGAAAAAGCCAAAGCTTACGAAGCGGCTTTGCAGAAAGCCAGCGCCGCAAATTTCGCTGCGGTCAAAGATGCCAGAGCGTTAAATCAATTGCTCTATCAATCGGAAAGGAAACTAACCAATGAGCAGGGGTTGCCGCGTCGCCCGTGGTTCCGGCATCAGTTGTACGCGCCGGGCTTTTATACGGGCTACGGTGTGAAAACCATTCCCGGCGTGCGCGAAGCTCTGGAAGAGAAAAAGTGGAACGAAATCGAACCGCAAATGAAAAATGTCAGCGCCGCGTTGCAATGGCTGACTGCACAGTTGGACGCGGCGACCAAATTGCTCGAAGGCAAGGAGCGACCGTAA
- a CDS encoding prolyl oligopeptidase family serine peptidase, which produces MRNRFLHFITLVLLCLMLQMSFIATAQEHKMYPKTRVDNVTETIHGVTLTDPYRWLEDQDAPETRAWLNEQIAYTNSLLNARPEREAIKARLEKLFKIDTQGVPTERGGRYFFSKRRADQNQSVIYMRKGQTGKDEVLLDPNGASADNTISYSLLDISEDGKLMIYGIRQGGKDEVTVKVMDVDTRKDLSDMLEESRYFGVSMKPDKSGFYYSQFGKKGPRVFYHRMGTDSKQDTKIFGDGYDQGYIIGAGLSEDGRYLLINVFYGSAADKVEVWVQNLAEGGEIKPIIKDMKGSFAPTIAGDKMYVQTNWKAPNYRLLEIDLHKPDRDNWKVVITEQPFVMNGFSMVGGKLFVNYLENVSSRLKVYEPTGKFIKEIRFPAIGSSSGMIGDWAKSEAFYTFNSFAQPTTIYRYDVKTGRQTVFAKIKVPVNSAMIAVKQVWYASKDGTRVPMFLIYKKGLQLDGNRPVYLTGYGGFNVSLSPSFSALAAYWAEMGGVYAVPNLRGGSEFGEKWHKAGMLENKQNVFDDFIAAAEWLIQNKYTNSSKLAISGGSNGGLLVGAAMTQRPDLYQAVICAVPLLDMIRYQNFLVARFWVPEYGSSEDAQQFKYILKYSPYHNVKKGVKYPAVMFTTGDSDTRVAPLHARKMAALMQSSTGGDKPILLHYDTKAGHSGGLPVTKQIEDAADNLTFLFWQLGIVTK; this is translated from the coding sequence ATGCGAAATAGATTTTTACATTTCATCACCCTCGTTTTGCTCTGTTTGATGTTACAGATGAGTTTTATCGCCACTGCACAGGAACACAAAATGTACCCGAAGACTCGTGTTGATAATGTCACGGAAACCATTCACGGCGTCACCCTCACAGACCCTTATCGCTGGCTCGAAGACCAGGACGCGCCGGAAACCCGCGCCTGGCTCAACGAGCAAATCGCTTACACCAATTCGCTGCTGAATGCCCGACCCGAACGCGAAGCCATCAAAGCGCGTCTCGAAAAACTTTTTAAAATCGATACTCAGGGGGTGCCGACCGAAAGAGGCGGACGTTACTTTTTCTCGAAACGTCGCGCCGACCAGAATCAATCGGTCATCTATATGCGCAAAGGGCAGACGGGCAAAGATGAAGTTCTGCTTGACCCCAACGGCGCAAGCGCCGATAACACCATCTCCTATTCGCTGCTCGATATTTCCGAAGACGGCAAACTGATGATCTATGGCATACGTCAGGGCGGCAAAGACGAAGTGACCGTAAAGGTCATGGATGTCGATACCCGCAAGGATTTGTCCGATATGCTTGAAGAGAGCCGTTATTTCGGGGTTTCGATGAAACCCGATAAGAGCGGATTCTATTATTCGCAGTTCGGCAAAAAAGGTCCAAGGGTTTTTTATCACCGGATGGGAACCGACAGTAAACAGGATACAAAAATTTTCGGCGATGGTTATGATCAAGGTTACATCATCGGCGCGGGGCTTTCCGAAGACGGACGCTACTTGCTCATCAATGTCTTTTACGGTTCGGCGGCTGACAAAGTCGAAGTCTGGGTGCAAAACCTTGCCGAAGGCGGCGAAATCAAACCCATTATCAAAGATATGAAAGGCAGTTTTGCGCCGACTATTGCCGGTGACAAGATGTATGTGCAAACCAACTGGAAAGCGCCGAATTATCGCTTGCTTGAAATTGATTTGCACAAGCCCGATAGAGACAACTGGAAAGTCGTCATTACCGAACAGCCATTTGTAATGAACGGGTTTTCGATGGTCGGCGGAAAATTGTTCGTCAATTATTTGGAGAATGTTTCTTCGCGTTTGAAAGTCTATGAGCCGACGGGAAAATTCATCAAAGAGATTCGCTTTCCGGCTATCGGCTCATCCAGCGGCATGATTGGTGATTGGGCGAAATCGGAAGCCTTTTATACCTTCAATTCATTCGCGCAACCGACAACGATTTATCGCTATGATGTGAAAACCGGAAGACAAACGGTGTTTGCGAAAATCAAAGTGCCGGTCAACAGCGCGATGATTGCTGTCAAACAGGTGTGGTATGCCTCAAAAGACGGCACACGGGTTCCGATGTTTTTGATTTACAAAAAAGGCTTGCAACTCGATGGCAACCGTCCGGTTTATTTGACCGGATATGGCGGATTCAATGTCAGCCTCAGCCCAAGTTTTTCGGCGCTGGCGGCTTATTGGGCAGAGATGGGCGGCGTATACGCGGTTCCCAATTTGCGCGGCGGCAGTGAATTTGGCGAGAAGTGGCACAAAGCCGGAATGCTCGAAAATAAACAAAACGTCTTTGACGATTTTATCGCGGCGGCTGAATGGTTGATTCAAAACAAATATACCAATTCATCGAAGCTGGCGATTTCGGGCGGTTCAAATGGCGGACTACTGGTCGGCGCGGCGATGACCCAACGACCCGATTTGTATCAAGCGGTGATTTGCGCGGTGCCGCTGCTGGATATGATTCGCTATCAGAATTTTTTAGTGGCGCGATTCTGGGTTCCCGAATACGGTTCGTCGGAAGACGCGCAACAGTTCAAATACATTTTGAAATACTCGCCCTATCACAATGTCAAAAAAGGTGTGAAGTATCCCGCAGTGATGTTTACCACCGGTGACAGTGACACGCGGGTTGCGCCGCTGCACGCCAGAAAAATGGCAGCATTGATGCAATCGTCAACCGGCGGCGATAAACCGATTCTTCTGCATTACGATACCAAAGCCGGACATTCGGGGGGGCTCCCTGTAACTAAACAGATTGAAGATGCTGCCGATAACCTGACGTTTTTATTCTGGCAACTTGGCATCGTGACAAAGTAA
- a CDS encoding PIN domain-containing protein, producing MIEWIKNLISRYVEKGILIDTNVLLLYFIGRCDPNQISKFKRTRQFVIEDYELLIDLLHSFKKIITTPNILTEVSNLSGQLGEPFKTEFFTHFVSEISTLEEHYVASQEAIKIEEFVKVGLTDSCIFDLSKDKYLVLTDDFKLSQYLQKKSIDVINFNHIRPLGWT from the coding sequence ATGATTGAGTGGATTAAAAATTTGATTTCTCGCTATGTTGAGAAAGGAATTTTAATTGATACCAATGTTCTTTTACTCTATTTCATCGGACGCTGCGACCCTAATCAGATTTCTAAATTTAAACGTACCCGCCAATTTGTAATCGAGGACTATGAACTCTTAATAGACTTACTTCACTCCTTCAAAAAAATTATTACTACGCCAAATATTTTGACTGAAGTTAGCAATCTTTCAGGACAACTCGGCGAGCCTTTCAAAACTGAATTCTTCACTCATTTCGTGAGCGAGATTTCAACTCTTGAGGAGCACTACGTTGCCAGCCAGGAAGCGATTAAAATCGAGGAATTCGTCAAAGTAGGTCTCACCGATTCCTGCATATTCGATTTGTCGAAAGATAAATACCTTGTCCTGACTGATGATTTCAAGCTATCGCAATACCTACAAAAGAAAAGTATAGATGTGATTAACTTCAACCACATTCGTCCGCTTGGTTGGACATGA